From a single Clupea harengus chromosome 24, Ch_v2.0.2, whole genome shotgun sequence genomic region:
- the LOC122128759 gene encoding MYCBP-associated protein-like translates to MEARAAHTHTQSFYFNTTMGVILPGERQRVLFTFKSARAGILGEVWRLNTHPVLLGGATLQLTLRGVALYQDTTAPQRHALQMEIQHKEAVSVCVSLVSDLLRGIRTPERPSSPAQLYRTEEDHFLSINPKLHYHCETIEALKNLWKEATSSVHCDVIDPPATEQQEWDLSVPTLRQAVLALPKLDSAVEVEVEAEGLRRGGALDQLNALLLMLQSPPEPPPSLTRATIGLQLWRELADGLVLEATGLRQTLGMPEVRTWLEILPEPQEESKLH, encoded by the exons atggAGGCCcgcgccgcacacacacacacacagagcttctACTTCAACACCACGATGg gtgtgaTCCTGCCAGGGGAGCGGCAGCGTGTGTTGTTCACCTTTAAGAGTGCGCGTGCGGGCATCCTGGGCGAGGTGTGGCGTCTCAACACACACCCCGTCCTGCTGGGCGGGGCCACCCTGCAGCTCACACTCCGCGGAGTGGCGCTGTACCAGGACACCACGGCACCACAGAGACACgccctgcag atggagATCCAGCATAAAGaggctgtgtcagtgtgtgtgtctctggtctcTGATCTCTTACGTGGGATTCGCACTCCAGAGAGACCCAGCTCTCCTGCCCAGCTCTACAGAACAGAGGAGGACCACTTCCTCAGCATTAacccaaag ctcCATTACCACTGTGAGACCATTGAAGCCCTGAAGAATCTGTGGAAGGAAGCGACCTCCTCTGTGCATTGTGATGTCATAGACCCACCAGCCACTGAGCAGCAGGAGTGGGATCTCTCTGTCCCCACCCTCAGACAG GCGGTGTTGGCTCTGCCCAAACTAGACTCggcggtggaggtggaggtggaggcggaGGGCCTCCGCAGGGGGGGGGCTCTGGATCAGCTCAACGCCCTGCTGCTGATGCTCCAGTCCCCCCCTGAGCCTCCTCCATCCCTGACACGAGCCACCATTGG GCTGCAGCTGTGGAGGGAGCTGGCGGACGGGTTGGTGCTGGAGGCCACGGGCCTGAGGCAGACTCTGGGGATGCCGGAGGTGAGGACCTGGTTGGAGATCCTGCCGGAACCGCAGGAGGAGTCCA AATTACACTGA